A genome region from Halorussus pelagicus includes the following:
- the cobA gene encoding uroporphyrinogen-III C-methyltransferase, with amino-acid sequence MSHPNQNATTGTVSLVGAGPGDPELLTVKARRLLDVADTVFHDNLVGDALVETIPDCTTVENVGKRPGGERTPQAEINDLLVREAKAGRDVVRLKGGDPTTFGRGGEEAEYLARHGVSFEFVPGVTSAIAGPSAAGIPATHRDHASALAVVTGHEDPTKEDSAIDWDALADIVSAGGTLVVLMGVGRLPDNVAALEDRGVGTETPVAMVERATLPSERTVTGTLDTIVERARATDIEPPAVTVVGDVVNVRETVADCLGGAAGELGPAVGVGGRAEEEIEVNQP; translated from the coding sequence ATGAGCCACCCGAACCAAAACGCGACTACCGGCACCGTCTCCCTCGTCGGCGCGGGACCGGGCGACCCCGAACTGCTAACCGTCAAAGCCCGGCGACTGCTCGACGTGGCCGACACCGTCTTCCACGACAACCTCGTGGGCGACGCCCTCGTGGAAACGATTCCCGACTGCACGACCGTCGAGAACGTCGGCAAGCGACCCGGCGGCGAGCGGACGCCCCAAGCCGAAATCAACGATCTGCTCGTGCGCGAGGCGAAAGCGGGCCGCGACGTGGTGCGACTGAAGGGCGGCGACCCGACCACCTTCGGCCGGGGCGGCGAGGAGGCCGAATACCTCGCGCGCCACGGCGTCTCCTTCGAGTTCGTGCCGGGCGTGACCAGCGCGATTGCGGGACCGAGCGCCGCAGGCATCCCGGCGACCCACCGCGACCACGCCTCGGCGCTCGCGGTCGTCACGGGCCACGAGGACCCGACGAAGGAGGACAGCGCCATCGACTGGGACGCGCTGGCCGACATCGTGTCGGCAGGCGGAACTCTCGTCGTGCTGATGGGCGTGGGCCGACTCCCCGACAACGTCGCCGCGCTCGAAGACCGCGGCGTCGGCACGGAGACGCCGGTCGCTATGGTCGAGCGCGCGACGCTCCCGAGCGAGCGGACCGTGACCGGCACCCTCGACACCATCGTCGAGCGCGCCCGAGCGACGGACATCGAACCCCCGGCCGTCACCGTCGTCGGCGACGTGGTGAACGTCCGCGAAACGGTCGCGGACTGCCTCGGCGGGGCCGCGGGCGAGTTGGGTCCGGCGGTCGGCGTCGGGGGTCGCGCCGAGGAGGAAATCGAGGTGAACCAGCCGTGA
- a CDS encoding anthranilate phosphoribosyltransferase encodes MSGERVRDGAVGADDAPEIDGEWPLRRLLTEGGIGSGPKTADDMSYEQSREAFDRVLVGNPDPATLGAFLLANRWKESTPEELAGFADSMRERSVVSATPDADPVDCGGNYDGKQKTAVLGVASGLVAAAAGTPVVAHSGPSLPAKHGTTYGDVLAALGVPTDLDPADSAAMTDEVGFGFYAQSRFNPLVHDLRETRESVGVRTSINTVETLANPANAPVHFGSFYHLSYAERIAGTVRESTELPFERVVMAQGMEGYDDVRPGTTRVAEWAAESGTEGGRIEDDEVETANFGVEFERDDLRVEDLPADSARVTEAVLSGERDGPFADAVALNAGFRIYAGGGAESVGAGVERARDALADGSAAKRLDALRAFEP; translated from the coding sequence GTGAGCGGCGAGCGAGTTCGGGATGGCGCGGTCGGTGCCGACGACGCCCCGGAAATCGACGGCGAGTGGCCGCTCCGCCGCCTCCTGACGGAAGGGGGTATCGGCTCCGGCCCGAAGACCGCCGACGACATGAGCTACGAGCAATCGCGCGAGGCGTTCGACCGCGTACTGGTCGGAAATCCGGACCCGGCCACGCTCGGCGCGTTCCTGCTGGCGAATCGCTGGAAGGAGAGTACCCCCGAGGAGTTGGCCGGGTTCGCCGACTCGATGCGCGAGCGGTCGGTCGTCTCGGCGACCCCCGACGCCGACCCAGTGGACTGCGGGGGCAACTACGACGGCAAGCAAAAGACCGCGGTGCTGGGCGTCGCTTCGGGACTGGTCGCGGCCGCGGCGGGGACGCCCGTGGTCGCCCACAGCGGGCCGTCGCTCCCCGCCAAGCACGGCACGACCTACGGCGACGTGCTGGCGGCGTTGGGCGTTCCGACCGACCTCGACCCCGCAGACAGCGCAGCGATGACCGACGAGGTGGGCTTCGGTTTCTACGCCCAGTCGCGGTTCAACCCGCTGGTCCACGACCTGCGGGAGACCCGCGAGTCAGTCGGCGTCCGGACCTCCATCAACACTGTCGAGACGCTGGCGAACCCGGCGAACGCCCCCGTTCACTTCGGGAGCTTCTACCACCTCTCGTACGCCGAGCGCATCGCGGGCACCGTCCGCGAGAGCACGGAACTGCCCTTCGAGCGCGTCGTGATGGCCCAAGGTATGGAGGGGTACGACGACGTGCGCCCCGGCACGACGCGAGTCGCCGAGTGGGCCGCCGAGTCGGGAACCGAAGGCGGTCGAATCGAGGACGACGAAGTCGAGACGGCGAACTTCGGCGTCGAGTTCGAGCGCGATGACCTCCGGGTCGAGGACCTGCCCGCCGACTCCGCGCGCGTCACCGAGGCGGTGCTTTCGGGCGAGCGCGACGGACCGTTCGCCGACGCGGTGGCGCTCAACGCTGGATTCCGAATCTACGCGGGCGGCGGCGCGGAATCGGTCGGCGCGGGCGTCGAGCGAGCGCGAGACGCC